In one window of Panthera uncia isolate 11264 chromosome F2, Puncia_PCG_1.0, whole genome shotgun sequence DNA:
- the UTP23 gene encoding rRNA-processing protein UTP23 homolog, producing the protein MKITRQKHAKKHLGFFRNNFGVREPYQILLDGTFCQAALRGRIQLREQLPRYLMGETQLCTTRCVLKELETLGKDLYGAKLIAQKCQVRNCPHFKNPVSGSECLLSMVEEGNPHHYFVATQDQNLSMKVKKKPGVPLMFIIQNTIVLDKPSPKTIAFVKAVESGQLVSVHEKQSIKQLKEEKGLVKNPEQRRKKKHKKVSGPNPLSCLKKKKRAQDTKSSASEKKRKRKRIRNRSTSKVLSEKKNAE; encoded by the exons ATGAAGATCACGAGGCAGAAACACGCCAAGAAGCATCTCGGCTTCTTCCGCAATAACTTCGGAGTCCGCGAGCCGTACCAGATCCTGCTGGACGGTACCTTCTGTCAGGCGGCGCTGCGCGGCCGGATCCAGCTGCGGGAGCAGCTGCCCCGCTACCTCATGGGGGAGACGCAGCTGTGCACCACCAG gtgtgtgTTAAAAGAGTTAGAAACTTTGGGAAAAGACTTATATGGGGCAAAACTGATTGCACAAAAATGCCAAGTCCGAAATTGTCCCCATTTCAAGAATCCAGTGAGTGGATCAGAATGTCTGCTCTCCATGGTGGAAGAGGGAAATCCTCATCATTATTTTGTGGCAACACAG gatCAGAATTTGTCTatgaaagtgaagaaaaagcCTGGAGTCCCTCTCATGTTTATTATTCAGAACACTATTGTCTTGGACAAACCTTCTCCCAAAACAATTGCTTTTGTTAAAGCAGTAGAGTCAGGTCAGCTTGTCTCAGTGCACGAGAAACAAAGTATCAAGCaactcaaagaagaaaagggTTTAGTGAAAAACCCtgaacagaggagaaagaaaaaacacaagaaagtaaGTGGCCCCAATCCTCTTAGCtgtttgaagaaaaagaaaagagcacaggatacaaaatcatctgcctctgaaaagaagagaaaaagaaaaagaatccggAATAGATCTACCTCAAAAGTACTTTCTGAAAAGAAGAATGCAGAATGA